From Lolium perenne isolate Kyuss_39 chromosome 5, Kyuss_2.0, whole genome shotgun sequence, a single genomic window includes:
- the LOC127301479 gene encoding pectinesterase/pectinesterase inhibitor encodes MSSAFGDFGPLTERRKAEKARQTRKRLMIAGGVIAVILIVCGIAVMYNNKKDEKGGGSGSKKGSSSSKGKSGGGDDSDADSDGGSGSPADLKAVSKTIAFVCKQTDFQDVCQDSLTKCVNASASSPLDVVRSAVQVIGEAISQAFDRADLIMSNDPLVKNAVADCKEFFVWAKDELNHTLSGMDSKDSLTKQGYQLRIWLSAVVAHQETCIDGFPDGEFKDKVKESFVKGKELTSNAMALIEKASTFLAGFKLPKRRLLEAEEEPRRAEPVLGEDGIPEWVPESERRVLKGGGFKADIKPTVTVAKDGSGKFKTINEALTAMPKTYDGRYIIYVKEGVYEEYVTITRQMPNVTMTGDGSKKTIVTGKKNFIDGITTFKTATFSALGDGFMAIGIGFVNTAGAEKHQAVALLVTSDKSIFLNCKMDAFQDTLYAHSKAQFYRNCIISGTVDFIFGDAAAVFQNCIITLRRPMDNQQNIVTAQGRAIGREATGFVLQKCEFNGETALTAPGKPPIKNYLGRPWREFSRTIIMESEIPAIIDKAGYMPWQGDFALKTLFYAEYGNKGPGADTAGRVNWPGYKKTISKQDATQFTLENFLHAQPWIDPTGTPAKYDFFG; translated from the exons ATGTCGTCGGCGTTCGGCGACTTCGGCCCGCTCACGGAGCGCCGCAAAGCCGAGAAGGCGCGGCAGACCCGCAAACGCCTTATGATCGCGGGCGGGGTGATCGCCGTCATACTCATTGTCTGTGGCATCGCCGTCATGTACAACAATAAAAAGGACGAGAAAGGCGGAGGGTCGGGCAGCAAGAAGGGCTCGTCCTCGTCCAAGGGCAagtccggcggcggcgacgactccGACGCTGATTCCGACGGAGGATCTGGCTCGCCGGCGGACCTAAAAGCCGTGTCGAAGACCATCGCGTTTGTGTGCAAGCAGACGGACTTCCAGGACGTGTGCCAGGATAGCCTGACAAAGTGCGTGAACGCGAGCGCCTCGTCGCCCTTGGACGTGGTGCGCTCTGCCGTGCAGGTGATAGGCGAAGCCATCTCCCAGGCGTTCGACCGCGCCGACCTGATCATGAGCAACGACCCCCTGGTGAAGAACGCCGTGGCCGACTGCAAGGAGTTCTTTGTGTGGGCCAAGGACGAGCTCAACCACACGCTCAGTGGCATGGACAGCAAGGACAGCCTCACCAAGCAGGGGTACCAGCTGCGCATCTGGCTCAGCGCCGTGGTCGCGCACCAGGAGACGTGCATCGACGGCTTCCCCGACGGGGAGTTCAAGGACAAGGTGAAGGAATCCTTCGTCAAGGGGAAGGAGCTCACCAGCAACGCCATGGCGCTCATCGAGAAGGCCTCCACCTTCCTCGCCGGCTTCAAGCTCCCCAAGCGCCGCCTTCTCGAAGCTGAGGAGGAGCCACGGCGTGCCGAGCCGGTGCTCGGGGAGGATGGTATCCCGGAGTGGGTTCCCGAGAGCGAACGGAGGGTTCTCAAGGGCGGCGGGTTCAAGGCCGACATCAAGCCCACCGTGACGGTGGCCAAGGACGGCAGCGGCAAGTTCAAGACCATCAACGAGGCTCTCACTGCCATGCCAAAGACCTACGATGGAAG ATATATCATCTACGTCAAGGAAGGCGTGTACGAGGAGTATGTTACAATCACAAGACAGATGCCGAACGTGACCATGACCGGGGACGGTTCCAAGAAGACCATCGTCACCGGTAAAAAGAACTTCATCGACGGCATCACCACCTTCAAGACCGCAACTTTCT CCGCGCTAGGCGACGGGTTCATGGCGATCGGGATAGGGTTCGTGAACACGGCGGGCGCGGAGAAGCACCAGGCGGTGGCGCTGCTGGTCACGTCCGACAAGTCCATCTTCCTCAACTGCAAGATGGACGCGTTCCAGGATACGCTCTACGCGCACTCCAAGGCCCAGTTCTACCGCAACTGCATCATCTCCGGCACCGTCGACTTCATCTTCGGCGACGCGGCGGCCGTGTTCCAGAACTGCATCATCACGCTCCGTCGCCCGATGGACAACCAGCAGAACATCGTCACCGCGCAGGGCCGCGCCATCGGACGGGAGGCCACGGGGTTCGTGCTCCAGAAGTGTGAGTTCAACGGTGAGACCGCGCTCACGGCGCCGGGGAAACCACCCATTAAGAACTACCTCGGCCGGCCATGGCGCGAGTTCTCGCGCACCATCATCATGGAGTCCGAGATCCCAGCCATCATCGACAAGGCCGGGTACATGCCGTGGCAGGGCGACTTCGCTCTCAAGACGCTCTTCTATGCCGAGTATGGCAACAAGGGCCCCGGAGCCGACACGGCAGGACGCGTCAACTGGCCGGGGTACAAGAAGACGATAAGCAAGCAGGATGCGACGCAGTTCACCTTGGAGAACTTCCTCCACGCGCAGCCGTGGATTGACCCAACCGGCACGCCGGCCAAGTACGACTTCTTCGGATGA